GATTATTATTAAATTTTTCAATGCTATATCTAATTGGTGAAAACAAACTAAGATTCCAAATCAACATTAGGCCTGACATGATCAATACGACCAGTATCAGACTATACCTTAGACTTAGCTTCATCTAACTGTACTCTTGCCCTAAATCATTACCGATCAGTACTTGACTGAGATTATCCAAATCATCCAAAACTAGTCCAGTTCCCCGAACGACTGCCCTCAATGGATCTTCACCAATATGAACTGGTATCCCGGTTTCTCTAGCAATAACCTGATCTAAGCCCTTGAGCAAAGCGCCACCTCCAGCCAACCAGATTCCTTGGCGCATGATATCAGAAATCAACTCAGGTGGAGTCTCTTCTAGGGTAATTTTAACACTTTCCACGATACTTCTGACACTCTTGGATATCGCTTCTCTGGCTTGATCAGGAGTAATAATAAGTTCCTTGGGTAATCCAGTGATAATATCTCGCCCTCGTATACTAGCCTCCTCTAGCTTACCAATATTGCAAGCTGAGCCAATACTGATCTTGATCTCCTCGGCAGTTCTTTCTCCTACCAATAAACCAAATTCCTCCTTAGCATAATTGACAATATCATTGGTCAATTCATCGCCAGCGATTCTCAGGGACTGACTAGCCACTATCCCACCTAGACTAATTACAGCTACTTCACTAGTACCTCCTCCAATATCTACTATTATCTGTCCTGTAGCCTCCTGGATCTCTAGGCCTACCCCAATCGCTGCAGCCATCGGCTCCTCAATCAAAAATGCTTGTCTAGCACCAGCATTTGCAGCAGCGTCTATGACTGCTCGTTTCTCAACTTCTGTCACACCTGAAGGAATCCCAATTACGACCCGCGGCCTAGGAAGCAAAGCAAAGTTCTGCTTATGTAATAATTCAATAAAGTGTTTGATCATTTGTTCAGTTATCTCAAAATCCGAAACCACTCCATCGACTAAGGGTCTAGTAGCAACAATATTTGCTGGTGTTTTACCCACCATTTGCTTGGCTTTTTGTCCGATCTCAAGAATTTGTTTGGTCTTTTGATTGATTGCCACTACACTTGGCTCATCGATTACTAAACCCCGGCCTCGTAAATATACTAAGGTGTTGGCAGTTCCCAAATCTATCCC
Above is a window of Candidatus Saccharibacteria bacterium DNA encoding:
- a CDS encoding rod shape-determining protein, whose protein sequence is MLNKLLSKFSHDIGIDLGTANTLVYLRGRGLVIDEPSVVAINQKTKQILEIGQKAKQMVGKTPANIVATRPLVDGVVSDFEITEQMIKHFIELLHKQNFALLPRPRVVIGIPSGVTEVEKRAVIDAAANAGARQAFLIEEPMAAAIGVGLEIQEATGQIIVDIGGGTSEVAVISLGGIVASQSLRIAGDELTNDIVNYAKEEFGLLVGERTAEEIKISIGSACNIGKLEEASIRGRDIITGLPKELIITPDQAREAISKSVRSIVESVKITLEETPPELISDIMRQGIWLAGGGALLKGLDQVIARETGIPVHIGEDPLRAVVRGTGLVLDDLDNLSQVLIGNDLGQEYS